A portion of the Deinococcus peraridilitoris DSM 19664 genome contains these proteins:
- a CDS encoding GerMN domain-containing protein — protein sequence MRSLLTPFNFFGLIVLALSALAYHEVNKPLAVPEVPQYGAPAKRQDVNVLLYFSDPQVQGFQTEQRTLQVTGNSLQRVAQAALEALQAGPTGDGLRTLPEGDTPQVWVRGEHLYVDLPQAYSRLNYGTSGENMLVCSVANTLLDLRGARDVTFLVNGKNAETLLGHLDLRAPFTKDDCKL from the coding sequence ATGAGGTCGCTGCTGACCCCCTTCAATTTTTTCGGCCTGATTGTCCTGGCCCTCAGTGCACTGGCATATCATGAGGTGAACAAACCGCTCGCCGTGCCCGAAGTGCCGCAGTACGGCGCGCCCGCCAAGCGTCAGGATGTCAACGTGCTGCTTTATTTCAGCGATCCGCAGGTGCAGGGCTTTCAAACCGAACAGCGGACCCTCCAGGTGACCGGGAATTCGCTGCAGCGGGTGGCGCAGGCAGCCCTGGAGGCACTGCAGGCCGGTCCTACCGGCGATGGTCTGCGCACGCTGCCCGAGGGCGACACGCCGCAGGTGTGGGTGCGCGGCGAGCATCTCTATGTCGATCTGCCTCAGGCCTACAGCCGCCTCAACTACGGAACCAGCGGCGAGAACATGCTGGTGTGCAGTGTGGCCAATACCCTGCTCGATTTGCGCGGAGCGCGCGACGTGACCTTTCTGGTGAACGGCAAGAACGCTGAAACCCTCCTCGGTCACCTGGATCTGCGCGCACCGTTCACCAAGGATGATTGCAAGCTATGA
- a CDS encoding putative bifunctional diguanylate cyclase/phosphodiesterase produces MAVVRAKSQRQQGDSPHARTLFLALMLFTVTLTVWMLSGAPPAEHRHSLGYLLYLPVCALSAGLLLKAAKRLEHPGARGWLLLGAGVVCWGLGEATYGIIDAVWQLPVFPSPADLFYLSFFPLFMLGLFSFPREPLTRPQLVGFLLDVAIAVTVIANIIWHASELPATLAGNVDNPLAWVLSLAYPLSDLLLAAVLLVTALWRPRGLSRLQLLLLTAGTLMFLGADLAYGYLESKALYQEWGAVDVFWLWGLALFGWAGHLAPGSRHAKTAEPSPTQSRERARSLREMLPPTAILASFGAFLVLQMTGPRDTNFEAGLTAVVLLVLCRQVAGVFERQSLSADLFRRDRYDDLTGLPRRAALLTHLTQAIRGAQRDRHLVAVMYVDLDRMKHVNDWYGHAQGDVVIQAMAQRFGQLVRQGDLVARFGGDEFVVVLHNLTGAPDVRLIAERFLQSIAQPLTLNEDQLYLTASIGISMCPQDAGDAELALHNAYLAVEQAKQQGKNRIRFYEENLTQSLVHRGQLESHLRHALQHEGLSVHYQPLQQLSSGRIAGFEALIRWTSSTLGVVSPASIIPLAEERGLIIPLGEWVLERSLRQIKRWRESMHDEVYVSVNVSALQFSQAGFVATVEGMLADAQLPGSALMLELTESSLVENIESSTQTINALRNLGVRVALDDFGTGYSSLSYLRQLPVDVLKIDRSFVQSIDDGGKAFVRAITTLAHDLRLTVVVEGIEEREQLEMLAELGCDLGQGFLIGRPAQAAEIERHYDLPIEVLVGE; encoded by the coding sequence ATGGCCGTCGTGCGGGCAAAGTCGCAACGTCAACAAGGCGACTCGCCACACGCGCGGACGCTGTTTCTCGCCCTGATGCTCTTTACGGTCACACTCACCGTCTGGATGCTGAGCGGTGCGCCGCCTGCGGAACATCGACATTCGCTGGGTTACCTGCTGTACCTGCCGGTGTGCGCACTGAGCGCCGGCCTGCTGCTGAAAGCCGCGAAGCGCTTGGAACATCCCGGGGCCCGCGGCTGGTTGTTGCTGGGCGCGGGTGTGGTGTGCTGGGGACTGGGTGAAGCGACCTACGGAATCATCGACGCGGTATGGCAACTGCCCGTCTTTCCCTCGCCTGCCGATCTGTTTTACCTGAGCTTTTTTCCGCTCTTCATGCTGGGTCTGTTTTCCTTTCCCCGCGAACCGCTGACCAGGCCACAGTTGGTCGGGTTCCTGCTCGACGTGGCGATTGCAGTCACGGTCATCGCCAACATCATCTGGCACGCTTCCGAACTGCCCGCCACACTCGCGGGCAACGTCGACAACCCGCTGGCCTGGGTCCTGAGCCTCGCTTACCCACTGTCCGACCTGTTGCTGGCCGCGGTTCTGCTGGTCACCGCGTTGTGGCGACCGCGCGGGCTGTCGCGTCTGCAGCTGCTGTTGCTGACGGCCGGGACGCTGATGTTTCTCGGGGCCGATCTGGCCTACGGATACCTCGAAAGCAAAGCGCTTTACCAGGAATGGGGCGCGGTTGATGTGTTCTGGTTGTGGGGTCTGGCGTTGTTCGGCTGGGCAGGGCACCTGGCGCCCGGTTCGCGCCACGCCAAAACGGCGGAGCCATCGCCCACGCAGTCGCGCGAGCGCGCCCGGTCATTGCGCGAAATGCTGCCGCCCACCGCCATTCTCGCTTCCTTCGGAGCATTCCTGGTGTTGCAGATGACAGGCCCCCGGGACACCAACTTCGAAGCGGGCCTCACCGCCGTGGTACTGCTGGTGCTGTGCCGGCAGGTTGCAGGAGTGTTCGAGCGCCAGAGCCTCTCCGCCGATCTGTTCCGGCGCGACCGTTACGACGACCTGACCGGCCTTCCCCGGCGCGCAGCACTGCTCACCCACCTGACGCAGGCCATTCGCGGCGCGCAGCGCGACCGTCACCTGGTAGCGGTAATGTATGTAGACCTCGACCGGATGAAGCACGTCAACGACTGGTACGGCCACGCTCAGGGCGACGTGGTCATCCAGGCCATGGCGCAGCGCTTCGGACAGCTGGTGCGGCAGGGTGACCTGGTGGCCCGCTTCGGCGGAGACGAATTCGTGGTGGTACTGCACAACCTGACCGGTGCGCCCGACGTCAGACTGATCGCCGAACGTTTTCTGCAGAGCATCGCGCAGCCCCTCACGCTCAACGAGGACCAGCTGTATCTCACGGCCAGCATCGGAATTTCGATGTGCCCGCAAGATGCCGGCGACGCCGAGCTGGCCCTGCACAACGCCTATCTCGCCGTCGAGCAGGCCAAACAGCAGGGCAAGAACCGCATCCGTTTCTACGAAGAGAACCTCACGCAGTCGCTCGTTCATCGTGGTCAGCTCGAAAGCCACCTGCGCCACGCCCTGCAGCACGAAGGGCTTTCCGTGCACTATCAACCGCTGCAGCAGCTGAGCAGCGGCAGGATTGCCGGATTCGAGGCCCTGATTCGCTGGACTTCTTCCACACTTGGTGTGGTTTCGCCTGCCTCGATCATTCCCCTGGCCGAAGAGCGAGGCCTGATCATTCCGCTGGGAGAGTGGGTGCTGGAGCGCTCGCTGCGTCAGATCAAGCGTTGGCGTGAGTCGATGCACGACGAGGTGTACGTGTCGGTGAATGTCTCGGCCCTGCAGTTCAGTCAGGCCGGCTTCGTCGCAACCGTCGAAGGAATGCTGGCCGACGCGCAGTTGCCCGGCAGCGCGTTGATGCTGGAACTGACCGAAAGCAGCCTGGTGGAAAACATCGAGAGCTCTACTCAGACCATCAACGCTCTTCGGAATCTGGGAGTGCGGGTGGCCCTGGACGACTTCGGCACCGGCTACTCCTCGTTGAGTTACCTGCGTCAGCTGCCAGTGGATGTCCTCAAGATCGACCGCTCGTTTGTACAGTCGATCGACGACGGTGGAAAAGCGTTTGTCCGGGCCATCACCACTTTGGCACACGATCTGCGTCTCACGGTCGTGGTCGAGGGAATCGAAGAGCGCGAACAGCTCGAAATGCTGGCGGAGCTCGGGTGCGACCTCGGACAGGGCTTTCTGATCGGCCGTCCGGCGCAGGCCGCCGAGATTGAACGTCATTACGACCTGCCCATCGAAGTGCTCGTGGGCGAGTAA
- a CDS encoding metallophosphoesterase family protein codes for MRLAFLSDIHGNIHALSAVQRFLDEQKVESVFILGDLVGYGASPGPVIDLVQRAGWVTALGSSDARAAFDFAARGERGGVAEQTLAWTRTMLTDEQMEFLRRLPAGGRIMTKMGRVRYFHGSPHDPDSRIDLMADDRELQGVLENLGAKVVVCGGTHVPYFRKVDGGIFIDPGSVGLSLNHEPGADVALLEITNKDVSVKLHKVPYDVHAAAFDIVAWNLPPVIAEVIRSGHMAS; via the coding sequence GTGAGACTGGCCTTTCTGAGTGACATCCATGGCAACATCCACGCGCTCAGCGCGGTGCAGCGCTTTCTCGACGAACAAAAGGTCGAGTCGGTGTTCATTCTCGGCGACCTGGTCGGTTACGGTGCCAGCCCCGGACCTGTCATCGACCTGGTGCAGCGCGCCGGGTGGGTCACGGCCCTGGGCTCCAGCGACGCTCGCGCCGCGTTCGACTTCGCGGCGCGTGGCGAACGTGGCGGGGTGGCAGAACAGACACTCGCCTGGACCCGGACCATGCTCACCGACGAACAGATGGAATTCCTGCGCCGTCTGCCCGCCGGGGGGCGCATCATGACCAAGATGGGCCGGGTGCGTTATTTTCACGGCAGCCCGCACGACCCCGATTCCCGAATCGATTTGATGGCCGACGACCGCGAACTGCAGGGTGTCCTCGAAAATCTGGGCGCCAAGGTCGTCGTCTGCGGCGGGACCCACGTGCCTTACTTTCGCAAAGTCGACGGGGGGATCTTTATCGATCCGGGCTCGGTGGGCCTGTCGCTCAACCATGAACCCGGCGCGGACGTGGCCTTGCTCGAAATCACCAACAAGGACGTGAGCGTCAAACTCCACAAAGTACCCTACGACGTTCATGCGGCCGCTTTCGACATCGTGGCCTGGAACCTGCCCCCCGTGATCGCCGAGGTCATCCGTTCGGGCCACATGGCCAGCTGA
- the lnt gene encoding apolipoprotein N-acyltransferase, with protein MPSALIALALGALLAACGIPFAWSFLTPVVLGVLFAFAAGAPTSRGAAARLFWAGLAFFTLTLYWLPQSFGTGFGIFGVLMFVPLYALEAFFWGVLGWASWRLGSRTETRLWLLAFLWVVLEWLRHLGQIAFPWGTVGYTLLPLPVVQIADLGGVLLLSLLVSTTAAVLALALRGHTRPLLGAVVVWSAAVAYGLTRPELTGEPGRALLLRTNVNSFEKAKGAGSSFESQFEAQMRLSRQIDPGEVLVWSETAVFVHPDFDQRTLLPRREMITGVGFPQRNSAVSWNGAILGEYDKMQLVPFGEFYPWREPLRPAYAWIWSRLLGVPFNPPNPGRAATPLPLGPHAYGTYICYDSVFPGVTRGLVGAGAEVLVNVSNDGWYDESLGVEQHFQMGRLRAIETRRYVMRSVNLGVAAVVDERGRVRQRFSGPGEEALHARFQYLRGTTPFVRFGNGPVLALCVLGLLASVLVDRLAGRAPR; from the coding sequence GTGCCGTCCGCCCTTATTGCCCTTGCGCTGGGCGCCTTGCTCGCTGCCTGCGGAATTCCCTTTGCCTGGAGTTTTCTGACCCCCGTCGTGCTGGGCGTCCTGTTCGCCTTCGCCGCTGGTGCCCCGACCTCGCGCGGCGCGGCGGCGCGTCTGTTCTGGGCGGGGCTGGCCTTTTTTACCCTGACGTTGTACTGGCTGCCGCAAAGTTTCGGCACCGGATTCGGCATCTTCGGGGTGTTGATGTTCGTGCCGCTCTATGCCCTGGAAGCGTTTTTCTGGGGCGTGTTGGGGTGGGCCAGCTGGCGTCTCGGCAGTCGGACCGAAACGCGCCTGTGGCTGCTGGCCTTTCTGTGGGTGGTGCTGGAGTGGCTCAGGCACCTGGGCCAGATTGCCTTTCCCTGGGGAACTGTCGGGTATACGCTGCTGCCCTTGCCGGTCGTCCAGATCGCCGACCTGGGTGGGGTGCTGCTGCTCAGCCTGCTCGTGAGCACCACCGCCGCGGTGCTGGCCCTGGCGCTGCGCGGGCACACGCGGCCACTGCTGGGCGCTGTGGTGGTCTGGAGCGCGGCCGTGGCGTACGGCCTCACGCGTCCCGAGCTGACCGGCGAGCCGGGACGGGCACTGCTGCTGCGCACCAACGTGAACTCGTTCGAAAAGGCCAAAGGCGCGGGCAGCTCATTCGAGTCACAGTTCGAAGCCCAAATGCGCCTGAGCCGCCAGATCGATCCGGGTGAAGTGCTGGTGTGGTCGGAAACGGCCGTGTTCGTGCATCCCGACTTCGACCAGCGCACGTTGTTGCCCCGGCGCGAGATGATCACCGGAGTCGGGTTTCCGCAGCGCAACAGTGCCGTCAGCTGGAACGGAGCGATTCTGGGCGAGTACGACAAGATGCAGCTCGTGCCCTTTGGTGAGTTCTATCCCTGGCGTGAGCCGCTGCGCCCGGCGTACGCCTGGATCTGGTCGCGGCTGCTGGGTGTGCCTTTCAATCCGCCCAATCCTGGGCGTGCGGCGACGCCGTTGCCGCTCGGCCCGCACGCTTACGGCACGTACATCTGCTATGACAGCGTGTTTCCGGGCGTGACGCGGGGTCTGGTGGGAGCGGGCGCCGAGGTGCTCGTCAACGTCTCGAACGACGGCTGGTACGACGAGAGTCTGGGCGTCGAGCAGCATTTTCAGATGGGTCGTCTGCGCGCCATCGAAACCCGCCGCTACGTCATGCGTTCGGTTAATCTGGGCGTGGCGGCAGTCGTCGACGAGCGAGGTCGGGTTCGCCAGCGCTTCAGTGGCCCTGGAGAAGAAGCACTGCACGCCCGCTTCCAGTATCTCAGGGGCACGACGCCGTTCGTGCGCTTTGGGAATGGGCCAGTGCTGGCGTTGTGTGTTCTGGGCCTGCTGGCAAGCGTGCTGGTCGACCGCTTGGCCGGGCGGGCGCCCCGGTAA
- the smpB gene encoding SsrA-binding protein SmpB codes for MYTNRRAHYEYELLERFEAGIALTGSEVKSVRAGGVDFRDAYARVEGHNVELEGLYIPPYTQASYNNHEPRRKRRLLLKREEIRKLERTLSQTGLTLVPVRLYEKGRHFKIELAVARGKKLHDKRRSESERDARREMRDA; via the coding sequence GTGTATACCAACCGACGCGCCCATTACGAATACGAACTGCTGGAGCGCTTCGAGGCAGGTATCGCGCTGACGGGCAGCGAAGTCAAGAGCGTACGGGCCGGGGGGGTCGACTTCCGGGACGCCTACGCGCGCGTCGAAGGACACAACGTCGAACTGGAAGGGCTCTACATTCCGCCCTACACCCAGGCGTCGTACAACAACCATGAACCCCGGCGCAAACGGCGACTGTTGCTGAAGCGCGAAGAGATCCGCAAGCTCGAACGGACGCTGAGCCAGACCGGCCTGACCCTGGTGCCCGTTCGGCTGTACGAAAAGGGTCGGCACTTCAAAATCGAGCTGGCCGTCGCGCGCGGCAAGAAACTGCACGACAAGCGACGCAGTGAATCGGAGCGCGACGCCCGGCGGGAGATGCGCGACGCATGA
- a CDS encoding N-acetylmuramoyl-L-alanine amidase, with product MKVLTGRMLALGCLIAAGLAGAQFNVTRFSFLGKTAPSITLHGTEFARSDTLGAYLKVARSGDFVRVEAFDRVMLLPIDPDQARAAREDNTVQIDVRRIQARTATLIDGSLYLPLATLATGLGAEYTPGNFSLPAPRLGGVSSRAGKNVDRLVLDLNRDVRYQARVVGSELQIVLPGTVGDERTYSTRGQFLPRVRVSRRANDLLLSAPLALGHGYRLYRAGEARASRLILDVGPGIEAGTPELAARRRKPLIVLDPVAQPNGDRLGDVALELAREAAAQLTRAGWQVRLTRTGRGEASLAERARLARQSDVFLSLDVARFPAPGARGLTLFEGSGASGAALIDNVRSSSEQSALASLAVGGSGDNRRLAQLLQGEIKALNLPSKSAQLSRVYLLREAPHAAMLLELGWAGSDADVARLTSEARRRELATALARSVASYLAARAGGRS from the coding sequence ATGAAAGTCCTCACGGGCCGCATGCTGGCGCTGGGTTGCCTGATTGCCGCCGGGCTCGCCGGCGCCCAGTTCAACGTGACGCGTTTCAGTTTCCTCGGCAAGACCGCACCGTCGATCACCCTGCACGGCACCGAATTCGCCCGCAGCGACACGCTCGGCGCCTACCTGAAAGTGGCGCGCAGCGGCGACTTCGTGCGCGTCGAGGCCTTTGACCGGGTGATGCTGCTGCCGATCGATCCTGATCAGGCGCGCGCCGCGCGCGAAGACAATACGGTACAAATCGATGTCCGGCGCATTCAGGCCCGCACTGCGACGCTGATCGACGGCAGTCTCTATCTGCCTCTTGCCACGCTGGCCACGGGCTTGGGGGCCGAGTACACGCCGGGCAACTTCAGCCTGCCCGCTCCACGACTGGGTGGCGTCTCATCGCGGGCGGGCAAGAACGTCGACCGCCTGGTGCTCGACCTGAACCGCGACGTGCGCTATCAGGCCCGGGTGGTGGGAAGCGAGCTGCAGATCGTCCTGCCGGGAACGGTCGGCGACGAGCGCACGTACAGCACGCGCGGACAGTTTCTGCCGCGCGTGCGTGTCTCGAGACGTGCCAACGATCTGCTGCTGAGCGCGCCCCTGGCCCTCGGGCACGGGTACCGGCTTTACCGCGCTGGCGAGGCACGAGCGAGCCGGCTGATTCTCGATGTCGGCCCCGGCATTGAGGCTGGAACTCCCGAACTGGCGGCGCGGCGGCGCAAGCCGCTGATCGTTCTCGATCCGGTGGCGCAGCCAAACGGGGACCGCCTCGGTGATGTGGCGCTCGAACTGGCCCGTGAAGCTGCCGCGCAACTGACCCGTGCCGGCTGGCAGGTACGTCTCACCCGCACTGGAAGGGGAGAGGCCAGCCTGGCAGAGCGCGCGCGCCTGGCGCGTCAGAGCGACGTTTTTCTCAGTCTCGACGTCGCGCGCTTTCCCGCGCCCGGTGCGCGTGGCTTGACGCTGTTCGAGGGCAGCGGCGCGAGCGGCGCGGCCTTGATCGACAACGTGCGCTCCTCAAGCGAGCAGAGCGCGCTTGCCTCGCTGGCGGTGGGTGGCAGCGGTGACAACCGCCGGCTCGCGCAGTTGCTGCAGGGTGAGATCAAGGCGCTGAATCTGCCCAGCAAAAGTGCGCAGCTGAGCCGGGTGTACCTGCTGCGCGAAGCCCCGCATGCCGCGATGCTGCTTGAACTGGGCTGGGCCGGCAGTGACGCGGATGTCGCCCGTCTGACCAGCGAGGCCCGGCGCCGGGAGCTCGCCACCGCGCTGGCACGCAGCGTGGCCAGTTATCTGGCGGCACGTGCCGGAGGACGCTCATGA